A window from Neobacillus sp. PS3-40 encodes these proteins:
- the rsgA gene encoding ribosome small subunit-dependent GTPase A, translated as MPEGKIVKALSGFYYVLNENGLVQCRARGIFRKNNVSPLVGDEVVYQAENDKEGYVLEIKDRKNELARPPIANVDQAILVFSAVEPDFSTVLLDRFLVLVEFNHIHPLICITKIDLITNEQHNAIELYAQAYRTAGYEVILTSSEKETGMQLLSPHLENKISVFAGQSGVGKSSLLNTLKPDLELKTNDISTHLGRGKHTTRHVELIKVGNGLVADTPGFSSLEFTNIEAEDLTFCFPELHKASENCKYRGCLHLKEPKCGVKLAVESGEIPHYRYDHYLDFLQEIKERKPRY; from the coding sequence ATGCCTGAAGGAAAAATTGTTAAAGCATTGAGTGGATTTTATTATGTACTTAATGAAAATGGACTTGTTCAATGCCGTGCTCGTGGTATTTTTAGAAAAAATAATGTTTCACCCCTTGTAGGGGATGAGGTCGTTTATCAAGCCGAAAATGATAAGGAAGGCTATGTTCTAGAGATTAAGGATCGGAAAAATGAATTAGCAAGACCACCGATCGCTAACGTTGATCAAGCTATCCTTGTCTTTTCTGCTGTTGAACCAGACTTTAGTACTGTTCTATTAGACCGCTTTCTAGTATTGGTGGAATTTAATCATATTCACCCATTAATTTGTATTACAAAGATCGATTTAATTACAAATGAGCAGCATAATGCGATTGAACTGTATGCGCAAGCATATAGGACAGCAGGATATGAGGTAATCCTTACCTCTTCGGAAAAGGAAACAGGGATGCAATTGCTAAGTCCACATCTAGAAAATAAGATTTCTGTTTTTGCAGGACAATCAGGGGTAGGGAAGTCTTCCTTGTTGAATACCTTAAAACCTGATCTTGAATTGAAAACTAATGATATTTCAACACATCTAGGTAGAGGAAAACATACTACACGACATGTAGAATTGATCAAGGTAGGAAATGGGCTTGTTGCAGATACACCGGGTTTTAGTAGCTTAGAATTTACAAATATTGAGGCAGAAGATCTAACTTTCTGTTTTCCAGAATTGCACAAGGCAAGTGAAAACTGTAAGTATAGAGGCTGCCTCCATCTTAAAGAACCAAAATGTGGTGTTAAATTAGCAGTGGAATCAGGAGAAATCCCCCACTATCGATATGATCACTATCTTGATTTTTTACAGGAAATAAAAGAAAGAAAGCCGAGGTATTAG
- the rpe gene encoding ribulose-phosphate 3-epimerase: MVKIAPSILSADFSKLAEEIIEVETGGADYIHVDVMDGHFVPNITIGPLVVKAIRPITKLPLDVHLMIENPDQYIQAFAEAGADYITVHVEACIHLHRTIHYIKSFGVKAGVVLNPATPIETIQHIIGDIDMVLLMSVNPGFGGQSFIPEVLPKIRAVKKMALEKGLTIEIEVDGGVNSETAKQCIEAGATVLVAGSAIYNEKDRAKAISLIRGE; encoded by the coding sequence ATGGTGAAAATAGCCCCTTCGATATTATCTGCCGATTTCTCAAAACTGGCGGAAGAAATTATAGAGGTAGAAACAGGGGGTGCCGATTATATCCACGTAGATGTAATGGATGGCCACTTTGTTCCAAATATTACGATTGGGCCATTGGTTGTTAAAGCGATTCGGCCAATTACAAAGCTACCGCTTGATGTTCACTTAATGATTGAAAATCCTGATCAATACATCCAAGCTTTTGCCGAAGCGGGTGCGGATTATATTACAGTTCACGTCGAAGCATGTATTCACCTTCATCGAACAATTCACTATATTAAATCGTTCGGAGTTAAGGCAGGAGTCGTGTTAAACCCTGCAACACCAATTGAAACGATCCAGCATATTATTGGGGATATTGATATGGTATTACTAATGTCAGTAAATCCAGGATTTGGTGGTCAATCGTTTATTCCAGAAGTTTTACCAAAAATTAGGGCAGTAAAGAAAATGGCACTTGAAAAAGGGCTTACAATAGAAATTGAAGTTGATGGTGGCGTAAATAGTGAAACAGCAAAGCAATGCATTGAAGCTGGTGCAACTGTTCTTGTTGCAGGATCTGCAATTTATAATGAAAAAGATAGGGCAAAAGCCATATCGTTAATAAGAGGAGAATAA
- a CDS encoding thiamine diphosphokinase: MIINILAGGPIDLVPDLTDFIQENCIWVGVDRGVFFLLERKINPDIAFGDFDSVSPEEMVEIEKHVDHLNKFKPEKDETDLELALNWALEQNPTEIRLFGASGGRLDHFFANVQLLIKPVLANNLTTIYLIDQKNSVSVKSAGKHTISKDVTKKYISFVPVTLNVTNLTLKGFKYPLNNCHIPLGSTLCISNELLGDDGTFSFSEGILIVVRSQD; encoded by the coding sequence ATGATCATTAATATATTGGCTGGTGGTCCGATAGACCTTGTTCCAGATTTAACAGATTTTATCCAAGAGAACTGCATTTGGGTTGGTGTCGACCGTGGAGTATTTTTTCTGCTTGAAAGAAAGATAAATCCTGATATTGCTTTTGGAGATTTTGATTCTGTTTCCCCAGAAGAAATGGTAGAAATAGAAAAACATGTTGATCATCTTAATAAATTTAAACCTGAAAAAGATGAAACGGATTTGGAACTTGCTTTGAATTGGGCATTGGAACAAAACCCAACAGAGATCCGTTTATTCGGAGCAAGTGGTGGGAGGCTAGACCATTTTTTTGCAAATGTCCAATTATTGATCAAGCCAGTATTGGCTAACAATTTAACAACTATTTATTTAATCGATCAGAAAAATAGTGTATCTGTGAAAAGCGCAGGAAAACACACCATTTCAAAAGATGTAACTAAAAAATATATTTCTTTCGTGCCTGTTACTTTAAATGTCACAAATCTCACCTTAAAAGGCTTTAAATATCCTCTAAACAATTGTCATATTCCACTCGGTTCAACACTATGTATTAGTAATGAACTTCTTGGTGATGATGGTACTTTTTCTTTTTCTGAAGGCATATTAATAGTGGTAAGGAGTCAAGATTAA
- the spoVM gene encoding stage V sporulation protein SpoVM: MKFYTIKLPRFLGGIVRAMIGVFKKNE; this comes from the coding sequence ATGAAATTTTATACTATTAAGTTGCCAAGGTTTTTAGGTGGAATTGTAAGGGCTATGATTGGGGTATTTAAGAAAAACGAATAG
- the rpmB gene encoding 50S ribosomal protein L28, translating into MPRKCVVTGKKTTTGNSRSHALNANKRTWGANLQKVRILVDGKPKRVWVSTRALRSGKVERV; encoded by the coding sequence ATGCCACGTAAATGTGTTGTAACTGGTAAGAAAACAACAACTGGTAACTCACGTTCTCACGCTTTGAACGCTAACAAGCGTACATGGGGTGCTAATCTTCAAAAAGTTCGCATTCTTGTTGACGGAAAGCCTAAGCGTGTTTGGGTTTCTACAAGAGCGCTAAGATCAGGTAAAGTAGAACGCGTTTAA
- a CDS encoding Asp23/Gls24 family envelope stress response protein: MSIELKTKLGQIDISNEVIATISGGAAIDCYGIIGMASKSQLKDGLTEILRRENFTRGVIVRQENEEVHIDMYIIVSYGTKISEVAHNVQSKVKYTLEKTVGLTVDSVNIYVQGVRVTNP; this comes from the coding sequence ATGTCCATTGAATTAAAAACTAAGTTGGGACAAATTGATATTTCAAATGAAGTAATCGCTACCATTTCTGGAGGAGCAGCAATCGATTGTTATGGAATCATCGGAATGGCCTCTAAAAGTCAATTAAAAGACGGCCTAACGGAAATTTTGCGAAGAGAAAACTTTACTCGTGGCGTTATTGTCAGGCAGGAAAATGAAGAAGTACATATTGACATGTATATTATCGTAAGCTATGGAACGAAAATTTCTGAAGTTGCTCATAATGTGCAATCAAAAGTTAAATATACACTTGAAAAAACAGTTGGACTTACCGTTGACTCGGTAAATATTTATGTTCAGGGTGTTCGCGTTACGAATCCATAA
- a CDS encoding DAK2 domain-containing protein has product MSITTLDGKRFAEMVIQGANHLAVNAKMVDALNVFPVPDGDTGTNMNLSMTSGAKEVKNNVQDHIGKVGVHLSKGLLMGARGNSGVILSQLFRGFAKTIEHKAVISGSEFAEALESGVETAYKAVMKPVEGTILTVAKDAAKKGVLASQKTENIITIMEEVLTEAKASLKRTPDLLPVLKEVGVVDSGGQGLVFVYEGFLAELKGELLPNSPSTIPTLDELVNAEHHKSVQSHMNTEDIEFGYCTEFMVKFEQEKLAIHPFTEDVFRTDLSQYGDSLLVISDMDLAKVHIHSEQPGMVLGYGQRYGSLINIKIENMRQQHSNIVGETHTPLVSDKPEPKKEMQEYGIVTVSMGAGIADLFRSIGAHAVIEGGQTMNPSTEDIVKAIKEVNAKKTFILPNNKNIIMAAEQAAQVVDKEVYVIPSKTVPQGLSALLGFNYGATANANETSMNEALKHVKSGQITFAVRDTHIDGLEIEKDDFMGISEGKIIVKNKDKVKASIDLLTEMIDDDSEILTILQGEGVTEAELNHLVDYIGDNFDHVEVEVHNGQQPLYSFIFAIE; this is encoded by the coding sequence GTGTCTATAACAACCTTAGATGGAAAACGTTTTGCAGAAATGGTGATCCAAGGAGCCAATCATTTAGCTGTAAATGCAAAAATGGTGGATGCACTAAACGTTTTTCCTGTGCCAGATGGAGATACTGGAACAAATATGAATTTATCGATGACATCTGGTGCAAAGGAAGTAAAGAACAATGTTCAAGATCATATCGGTAAAGTTGGGGTGCACCTGTCGAAAGGATTGCTTATGGGTGCTCGTGGAAATTCTGGTGTTATCCTATCACAGTTATTCCGTGGTTTCGCAAAAACAATAGAGCATAAAGCAGTAATTTCGGGAAGTGAATTTGCCGAAGCACTAGAATCTGGCGTTGAAACAGCCTATAAAGCCGTTATGAAACCAGTAGAAGGTACTATTCTGACAGTTGCTAAGGATGCAGCCAAGAAAGGTGTTCTAGCTTCCCAAAAGACAGAAAATATCATCACAATAATGGAGGAAGTTTTAACCGAAGCAAAAGCATCTCTTAAACGGACTCCAGATCTTTTACCAGTTCTAAAAGAAGTAGGGGTCGTCGACAGTGGCGGACAAGGACTTGTTTTCGTTTATGAAGGCTTTCTTGCTGAATTAAAAGGAGAACTACTTCCTAATTCACCATCAACCATCCCCACTTTGGATGAATTGGTAAATGCTGAACATCACAAAAGTGTTCAAAGCCATATGAATACAGAAGATATTGAATTTGGATATTGTACAGAATTCATGGTGAAATTTGAACAGGAAAAACTAGCTATCCATCCTTTTACTGAAGATGTCTTTCGTACGGATCTAAGTCAGTATGGTGATTCCTTACTTGTTATATCTGACATGGATCTTGCAAAGGTGCATATACACTCCGAACAGCCAGGAATGGTTCTTGGTTATGGTCAGAGATATGGAAGCTTAATTAATATCAAAATTGAAAACATGCGACAGCAACATTCAAACATTGTGGGAGAAACACATACCCCGCTTGTTTCGGACAAGCCTGAACCAAAAAAAGAAATGCAGGAATACGGAATTGTTACTGTTTCAATGGGAGCGGGTATTGCAGATTTATTCCGTAGTATAGGAGCTCATGCCGTCATTGAAGGTGGCCAAACCATGAATCCAAGTACGGAAGATATTGTGAAAGCCATTAAAGAAGTAAATGCAAAGAAAACATTTATTTTACCTAATAATAAAAATATTATTATGGCTGCCGAACAGGCTGCACAAGTTGTGGATAAAGAGGTTTATGTGATTCCGTCTAAAACAGTGCCACAAGGTTTATCTGCCCTTCTAGGGTTTAATTACGGGGCTACGGCAAATGCGAATGAAACTTCTATGAACGAAGCCTTAAAGCATGTAAAATCAGGGCAAATTACTTTTGCTGTACGTGATACACATATTGATGGTCTTGAAATTGAAAAAGATGATTTCATGGGAATTTCAGAAGGCAAAATTATTGTGAAAAATAAAGATAAGGTTAAAGCATCTATTGACCTACTTACTGAGATGATCGATGATGATTCAGAAATTCTAACCATTTTACAAGGTGAAGGTGTAACAGAAGCTGAGTTAAATCATCTTGTTGATTATATCGGAGACAACTTTGATCATGTCGAAGTGGAAGTTCATAACGGGCAACAGCCGCTTTACTCATTTATTTTTGCGATTGAATAA
- the sdaAB gene encoding L-serine ammonia-lyase, iron-sulfur-dependent subunit beta — MKYKSVFDIIGPVMIGPSSSHTAGAARIGRVARSLFGREPKWANISFYGSFAQTYKGHGTDVAIVAGILDFDTDDERLIKAVDIAENRGIKLTFIEEDAVTDHPNTARVIIGDENGELDLVGISIGGGKIEIIELNGFELKLSGNHPAVLVIHNDQFGAIAGVANVFAQNEINIGHMDDSRKEKGKLALMTIEVDQNISNNVLHDIEKLPYVLKVTKIVD, encoded by the coding sequence GTGAAATATAAAAGTGTATTTGACATTATTGGACCGGTAATGATTGGTCCATCAAGTTCCCATACTGCTGGGGCTGCAAGAATAGGCCGGGTTGCAAGAAGCTTATTTGGTAGGGAACCAAAATGGGCTAATATTTCGTTTTATGGATCTTTTGCACAAACATATAAAGGACATGGAACGGATGTTGCGATTGTTGCCGGTATTTTAGATTTTGATACAGATGATGAAAGACTTATAAAAGCTGTGGACATTGCGGAGAATCGAGGAATAAAGCTTACTTTTATTGAAGAAGATGCAGTTACAGATCACCCAAATACAGCCAGAGTTATCATTGGTGATGAGAATGGAGAATTAGACTTAGTTGGAATTTCAATTGGCGGCGGAAAAATCGAAATCATTGAACTTAACGGCTTCGAACTTAAGCTTTCCGGTAACCATCCTGCGGTATTAGTCATTCACAACGATCAATTTGGTGCGATCGCAGGAGTTGCAAATGTTTTTGCACAAAATGAAATAAATATAGGTCATATGGATGATTCCAGGAAAGAAAAAGGGAAGCTTGCTCTCATGACAATTGAAGTGGACCAAAATATCAGTAACAATGTTCTCCATGATATTGAAAAACTTCCTTATGTTTTAAAAGTGACAAAAATAGTGGACTAG
- the sdaAA gene encoding L-serine ammonia-lyase, iron-sulfur-dependent, subunit alpha gives MFRNVAELVELATTQNKKISEIMIEQEVSITGRSREEILAKMDKNLKVMEEAVERGIKGVRSHSGLTGGDAVLLQKYIEKGNFLTGETVLDAVSKAVATNEVNAAMGTICATPTAGSAGVVPGTLFAVQKKLKPTRNEMISFLFTSGAFGFVVANNAFISGAAGGCQAEVGSASGMAAAAIVEMAGGTPAQCAEAMAITLKNMLGLVCDPVAGLVEVPCVKRNAMGAANAMVAADMALAGITSKIPCDEVIEAMFKIGQSMPTALKETAQGGLAATPTGRELEAKIFGIARN, from the coding sequence ATGTTTCGTAATGTAGCTGAATTAGTTGAACTTGCCACCACTCAAAATAAGAAAATTTCTGAAATCATGATTGAGCAGGAAGTGAGCATAACAGGACGTTCTAGAGAAGAAATTCTCGCAAAAATGGATAAAAACCTAAAGGTAATGGAAGAAGCAGTTGAACGAGGGATTAAGGGAGTAAGGTCACATTCGGGATTAACTGGTGGGGATGCAGTCCTGCTTCAAAAATACATTGAAAAAGGCAATTTTTTAACTGGGGAAACGGTTCTAGATGCAGTTAGTAAAGCAGTTGCAACAAACGAAGTAAATGCAGCAATGGGAACAATTTGTGCTACACCAACCGCGGGTTCCGCTGGAGTGGTACCAGGTACCCTGTTTGCAGTACAAAAAAAGCTTAAACCAACAAGAAATGAAATGATTTCTTTTCTGTTTACATCTGGCGCTTTTGGGTTTGTTGTAGCAAATAATGCTTTTATTTCCGGTGCGGCTGGTGGATGTCAAGCAGAAGTTGGCTCAGCATCAGGTATGGCTGCAGCAGCCATCGTTGAAATGGCCGGCGGAACACCTGCCCAATGTGCTGAGGCGATGGCTATTACGCTTAAAAATATGCTAGGACTAGTGTGTGACCCAGTTGCGGGGCTTGTTGAAGTTCCATGTGTCAAAAGAAATGCAATGGGGGCTGCCAACGCAATGGTTGCTGCTGATATGGCATTGGCTGGAATAACCAGCAAGATACCATGTGATGAGGTAATTGAGGCAATGTTTAAAATAGGTCAATCAATGCCGACTGCACTAAAAGAAACAGCACAAGGAGGGTTGGCGGCAACTCCGACAGGTCGTGAACTTGAAGCGAAGATCTTTGGAATTGCACGCAATTAA